The following is a genomic window from Aminivibrio sp..
CGTAAGCGCTCCGGGAAAGGGCCTCCTCAACAGGGCTGACGGAACAGTGTCCTTCGATGTGCCCCCGCACAACAACCTGACGCTCTTTGTGGAAGACGACGGATTCCTCCGCAGAAGAGGGCAGAAACAATTCAAAGTCACGGTGACATGGAGCGACGGAACCGTCACCGAAACAAACTGAGAAGCCGATAAGATCAGGGAATGAAGGGGCCCCTTCATTCCCTGATCTTCAAAAGGGGATGGTACCGATGAAACGCCTCGCATTCTCGTTGCCTGCCCTAGTCCTCCTCTTTCTTTTTCTTTCCGCCTGTCCGGCATCAGCGTACAGCGGCTACCCCCTGGGGGGAGTATGGGAATATTCAGGAACCGTCACAGTTACCATTGATGGAAAACAGGCAGTACTCAGAGATAGCGGCAGAATCACCATCGACTCCGGGTATTCCTATGACTGGTGGAGCGATGATTTCGACGAGAAAATCAGGACATTTGGAGCGAAAGGGACTTTTTCCCTTTCTCTTTCTCCGGAGATCAGGGAAGACTACAACCATTTCAGGCAGGTTTACCAGTGGTATAATTTTCGCTCCTTTGAAATCTCTGTTGATGATGCGCTGTATTTTATGGAAGTAACAGGCCGAACCCGGGCAGATCTGAAAATTACGAGGACTATCGGCGGACGTCGGGTTTCGGCGGTTTTTTCAGCGGTCCGTATCAGGTGGGACGAGGACTGGGATGACGATTACGGGGATGGATTGTTTTTCGGCGTCGGCGGTGGATGCAGTACCGGAACCCGACTTTCCGTTTTCTTCCTTCTTCCGCTGCTTTTCCTGAGCCGGAAAAAATGACCCTGAGCAGGGCCCTGTTCTGCGCTGGACATCCACAGGAGAGTATGGTAAAAATTACCAGTGCCGGCCGGGGTGGCGGAATGGTAGACGCAGCGGACTCAAAATCCGCCGTGGGCGACCACGTGGGGGTTCGAGTCCCCCCCCCGGCACCAGTTCAGTAATACCAAGGGTTTCCCGACATCCACAATGTACGGGAAACCTTTTTTGTCTTTTTGTCCATGAAACATCGTTATTTCGTCTTCGAATCCGCTGGGGTTGATTTTCCACAGTGAACCGCCGCGGTTATTGAATCAGTCCACCCATTCCAGTGTCGCGAATTCCACCTCTCCAAGACCTCGCCAGAGACCGCTTCTTTTGATGACCCCGCATCGCCCAGCCTGCCGCTGTGATGGATCAGGCCTTTTGCGTCTTCCCGGGCATTGAGGGGCAGATTTGCCTTCTGTAACGTTGGGGGCGCACCCCCCAGTGTCAATGGACACACACTTTCCCGCAGGAGCACACGTCAGCTCGTGACCATACAGATGCAATTCAGGGAACCTCTGAAAAAGCCCCGTGAAATTGCACCTTCCCTCGGTGGAGGCGTTCGCGAGCGTTTTTTCAGCGGCTCATTGATCCTCATCTCCCTGTAAGGCAATGTTCCGGAAACTTTTTCAGAGGTTCCCTGAATTTACAAGCATTAGCGTTGATGATATCATTTAGAGGGTTCAAAAAAATAATGCAAAGTTTTTGCCAGCATATATCATGCAATATCGAGAGGAAACATAATTTCAGCTCATAAAATTTCCAAATCACGGTTGCTGCCCCTTGAACAGACAGATTAGCTGATTGTTGCAACGGATTGTATGTTTTTGAAAAAACAAACAGTGCATGAAACATCAGTAGCAGAGAATTCCAGAATATACCCACTTTACCCATGCAATGCATTCATAAGAATATGTTTTTATGCTCAATTGGCAAATGAGGCAATGATTTTAATAGCATTAGCAGCATTTAATATTAGCAGCTTTAAAAGATTTTTCCTCTCTTCAGTTGCAGCTCGACTAGAAAATTTTAATAAAGTGGTCAATGGAGGTTTTTATGTCATGAATTTTGATTTTTATTATTACCCCAATCCCTCCCAACGGATCGTTACAATTTCGAAAAATGGTATGGTGGCTGCTTCACAGCCTTTGGCGGCACAGGCAGGTCTTGATGCAATGAGAAAGGGCGGCAACGCGATAGACGCCGCAATTGCTGCTGCGGCCTGTTTAACTGTTGTGGAACCCACTTCGAACGGAATTGGAGGAGACGCTTTCGCCATTGTCTGGACGAAAGGAAAGCTTTTCGGGCTGAATGCGAGCGGTTATGCCCCAAAAGGTGTTTCCATTGAGGCCATGCTCAAACTAGGGTATAAGGAAATACCCAAACACGGAATTCTTTCAGTCACAGTACCGGGAATACCATCCGCCTGGGCTGCCCTTACTCAAAGGTTCGGCATTCTGCCTTTGAAAGAGACAATCAAAGATGCTGTGAAATATGCTGCTGACGGATATCCTGTATCTCCCTCCGTTGCGTCAAATTGGGCTTCAGCTAAAAAAGAGTACGAAAAATATACCGGTGATTTATCCTTCCAGCCCTGGTTTGAGACCTTCGCGGAGGGAGGCAAAACACCGAAAGCCGGAGAGATCTGGTCGTCAAAAGCTCACGCTGAAACGCTACAGGCAATCGCTGATACCAACGGAGAAATTTTCTATAGGGGAGCATTGGCGGAAGCCATAGCAGATTTCTCAAAAAAACACGGAGGATTCTTGACAGTTGCTGATCTGGCTGAATATCGACCGGAATGGGTAGAACCGATAAAAATTCGCTACCGCGGATATGATGTGTGGGAAATACCGCCGAATGGGCAGGGGATAGTCGCGCTTATGGCTCTGAACATTCTCCAGGGATTTGAATTTCAGGCTGACTCTGTTGAAACAGTCCACCGGCAGATAGAAGCAGTCAAAATTGCTTTTGCTGACGGATTTGAGCACATTACGGATCCTGCACATATGACCCTTTCGTATTCGGACCTGCTTTCTGCAGCTTACGCTGCCAAGCGCCGTTCACTTATTTCGGAACGGGCAGTTGTGCACGAAGCAGGTGAACCTTACGGAAGCGGAACAGTTTATCTGGCAACGGCAGATGGCGAAGGAAATATGGTCTCGTACATTCAAAGCAACTACAAAGGTTTCGGTTCAGGAATTGTAGTGCCCAATACAGGAATAGCGCTCCAGAACAGAGGATGGGAGTTCTCTCTCAACCCTTCAGACCGAAATGCTCTTAAAGGAGGGAAAAAGCCATACCACACAATTATCCCCGGGTTCATTTCAAGGGATGGAAAACCTGTGGGACCTTTTGGTGTAATGGGAGGTTACATGCAGCCCCAGGGACATTTGCAGGTTGTCATGAATCTCATAGATTTTTCCATGAACCCCCAGGCTGCGCTCGATGCTCCAAGGTGGCAGTGGATGAAAGGAAAGGAAGTTAAAGTAGAGCCGAGGTTCCCTAACCATGTTGCTCAGGCCTTGGCCCGAAGAGGACATGAAATTATTTCCTCTCTGGATTCAAATGGGTTTGGAAGAGGGCAGGTTATCATACGAGATCCGGAAACAGGAATCCTTGTGGGAGGGACGGATCCAAGAGCTGATTGTCAAA
Proteins encoded in this region:
- a CDS encoding gamma-glutamyltransferase family protein, which produces MFLKKQTVHETSVAENSRIYPLYPCNAFIRICFYAQLANEAMILIALAAFNISSFKRFFLSSVAARLENFNKVVNGGFYVMNFDFYYYPNPSQRIVTISKNGMVAASQPLAAQAGLDAMRKGGNAIDAAIAAAACLTVVEPTSNGIGGDAFAIVWTKGKLFGLNASGYAPKGVSIEAMLKLGYKEIPKHGILSVTVPGIPSAWAALTQRFGILPLKETIKDAVKYAADGYPVSPSVASNWASAKKEYEKYTGDLSFQPWFETFAEGGKTPKAGEIWSSKAHAETLQAIADTNGEIFYRGALAEAIADFSKKHGGFLTVADLAEYRPEWVEPIKIRYRGYDVWEIPPNGQGIVALMALNILQGFEFQADSVETVHRQIEAVKIAFADGFEHITDPAHMTLSYSDLLSAAYAAKRRSLISERAVVHEAGEPYGSGTVYLATADGEGNMVSYIQSNYKGFGSGIVVPNTGIALQNRGWEFSLNPSDRNALKGGKKPYHTIIPGFISRDGKPVGPFGVMGGYMQPQGHLQVVMNLIDFSMNPQAALDAPRWQWMKGKEVKVEPRFPNHVAQALARRGHEIISSLDSNGFGRGQVIIRDPETGILVGGTDPRADCQIAAY